In a genomic window of Sarcophilus harrisii chromosome 4, mSarHar1.11, whole genome shotgun sequence:
- the REG4 gene encoding regenerating islet-derived protein 4: protein MASKNWLFLLLSCASVTSILGDILMRPSCSTGWFYYKSNCYGYFRRPHSWSDAELECQAFGNGAHLASILDQKEAKVIAKHIWSYQQSQPVWIGLNDPQKNNKWKWIDGGFYFFRSWSNKSYHGNKGCAEMDHENNFLTWNKNDCSKRQHFICKYRP from the exons atggCTTCCAAAAACTGGCTGTTCCTGCTCCTGAGCTGTGCCTCAGTCACAAGTATCCTAGGAG ATATTCTCATGAGACCCAGCTGCAGCACAGGATGGTTTTACTACAAATCCAATTGTTATGGATATTTTCGAAGACCTCACTCTTGGTCAGATGCTGAG CTGGAGTGTCAGGCCTTTGGGAATGGGGCCCACCTGGCCTCTATCTTGGATCAAAAGGAAGCCAAAGTTATAGCCAAGCACATCTGGAGCTATCAGCAAAGCCAGCCTGTCTGGATTGGTCTCAATGACCCCCAAAAG AACAACAAATGGAAATGGATTGATGGAGGCTTCTATTTCTTCCGATCCTGGTCAAACAAGTCTTACCATGGAAACAAAGGCTGTGCTGAGATGGATCATGAGAACA ATTTCTTAACCTGGAATAAAAATGACTGCAGCAAGCGCCAACACTTTATTTGCAAGTACCGACCCTAG
- the ADAM30 gene encoding disintegrin and metalloproteinase domain-containing protein 30, whose product MGESQQEASMNSCGKEAGKIGLGTMDAVPSLGGSLLPLCLVTLLPGLSGLIQDFVFLPDWAFSSYEVITPRQLGTRRGDPEGAGGVSYLLRVEGKRHVVHLRVKKLLLSRHLQIFSFTERGARLEDQPHIPADCNYEGFVEGSQDSQAILSTCFGGLRGILNMNGSLYQVEPLKASTKFEHVLYRLREERMANQTCGLTDEEIARQLAQSQRLEVLSKTDFSESYVHLKYIELMLVMDHDRYLTRHSNMTQMIADCLTLSVIADANFNTLNAHIHLIAIEVWTDKNKIDENGNRLLQVLQLFSFYKKHVLYPRISMDWAHLFVGKQFGDAAGWAWVSGACHSFTASSISSLPWKSHLDYALGFVHEMGHGFGMAHDSEFCVCAAKRCLMDSSLGGRTFSNCSFESYFDFVTKKGKCLYNVPGVVYRVERCGNKVVEKGEDCDCGSKAECRHDKCCLPTCKFKRRAQCNSGLCCKHCRFHPPGKLCRPKRSECDLDEFCNGTTNLCPEDFYKQDGTPCDYNKTGLCYQNSCHSHLQQCRKLFGHSARNGPACCYAQINRGDRFGNCGLQDMEYKRCKPQDIMCGRVQCVNVKGIPSMPDHTSIIQTHLDNVICWGTDYHAAMATLNLPDMGEVKDGTPCGKGLICINKSCQSSSLLNYDCDPQKCSRRGVCNNRRNCHCDFGWAPPFCTEPGYGGSVDSGPPSKWEGRKSVFRHLKWNLFAFPPFLTLYQWIWYTRLLKIDS is encoded by the exons ATGGGGGAAAGCCAGCAGGAAGCCTCCATGAATAG CTGCGGGAAGGAAGCGGGGAAGATCGGATTGGGGACGATGGATGCTGTGCCCTCCCTGGGAGGCTCCCTCCTACCACTCTGCCTGGTGACGCTCCTCCCTGGTTTGTCCGGCCTCATTCAGGACTTCGTTTTCCTTCCAGACTGGGCCTTCTCCTCCTACGAGGTGATCACCCCTCGGCAGCTAGGAACGCGCAGGGGGGACCCCGAGGGAGCCGGCGGGGTGTCCTACCTCCTGCGCGTGGAGGGCAAGAGGCACGTCGTTCATTTGCGGGTCAAGAAGCTTCTGTTGTCTAGACACCTgcagattttctccttcacagaACGCGGAGCCAGACTGGAGGATCAGCCTCACATCCCTGCAGACTGCAACTATGAGGGTTTTGTGGAGGGCTCCCAGGACTCCCAGGCTATCTTGAGCACCTGCTTTGGGGGGCTTCGGGGGATACTGAACATGAATGGAAGCCTTTACCAAGTGGAACCCCTGAAGGCCTCCACCAAATTTGAACATGTATTATATCGCTTGAGAGAGGAACGGATGGCCAACCAGACCTGCGGCTTAACTGACGAAGAAATAGCCCGTCAATTAGCCCAGAGTCAGAGGCTGGAGGTGCTTAGCAAGACAGATTTTTCGGAGTCCTATGTACACCTAAAGTATATAGAGTTGATGCTCGTGATGGACCACGACAGGTATTTGACTCGACACTCCAATATGACGCAGATGATTGCTGATTGCCTCACCTTGTCAGTAATAGCGGACGCAAACTTTAATACCTTGAATGCTCACATTCATCTGATAGCCATTGAAGTATGGACAGACAAGAATAAAATTGATGAAAATGGGAATAGGTTACTCCAAGTTTTacagttattttctttctataaaaaaCATGTTCTTTATCCTCGGATCTCCATGGATTGGGCTCACTTATTTGTGGGCAAGCAGTTTGGGGATGCTGCGGGATGGGCTTGGGTCTCTGGTGCTTGTCACTCATTTACAGCATCTTCAATCAGCAGCCTACCCTGGAAAAGCCATCTCGATTACGCTTTGGGGTTTGTTCATGAAATGGGGCATGGCTTCGGCATGGCCCACGATTCAGAGTTCTGTGTTTGTGCAGCCAAAAGGTGCCTCATGGACTCTTCCCTGGGAGGCCGCACGTTCAGCAACTGTAGCTTTGagagttattttgattttgtcaccaagaaaggaaaatgtcTGTATAACGTTCCAGGCGTGGTATACAGGGTAGAGAGATGTGGCAACAAAGTGgtggagaaaggagaggattGCGACTGTGGCTCCAAAGCAGAATGTAGACACGATAAATGTTGTTTGCCAACTTGCAAATTTAAACGAAGGGCTCAGTGTAATTCTGGTCTTTGCTGTAAACACTGCCGTTTTCATCCACCAGGAAAGCTATGTAGACCCAAGAGATCTGAGTGTGACCTTGATGAGTTCTGCAATGGTACCACCAATCTCTGCCCAGAGGACTTCTATAAACAAGATGGTACCCCCTGTGATTATAACAAGACTGGCCTTTGTTACCAAAATAGTTGCCATTCTCATCTCCAGCAGTGTAGAAAGCTTTTTGGTCATAGTGCCCGGAACGGTCCAGCTTGTTGCTATGCACAAATAAACCGAGGTGATCGCTTTGGCAACTGTGGACTCCAGGACATGGAATATAAACGATGTAAACCTCAGGACATAATGTGTGGAAGAGTACAGTGTGTCAATGTAAAGGGCATCCCTTCTATGCCTGATCACACTTCAATAATTCAGACCCATCTAGATAATGTTATTTGCTGGGGAACAGACTATCATGCTGCAATGGCGACCCTTAATTTGCCTGATATGGGGGAGGTTAAAGATGGTACCCCTTGTGGCAAGGGGCTCATCTGTATTAACAAGTCTTGTCAGAGTAGCTCTCTTCTCAATTATGACTGTGATCCTCAGAAGTGTAGCCGTCGAGGAGTGTGTAATAACAGGAGGAACTGCCACTGTGACTTTGGATGGGCCCCTCCATTCTGCACTGAGCCTGGATATGGAGGAAGCGTTGACAGTGGACCTCCCTCAAaatgggaggggagaaagagtgTATTCAGGCACCTAAAGTGGAATCTTTttgctttccctccttttctgaCACTGTATCAGTGGATATGGTATACTCGCTTACTAAAAATAGAtagttaa